A stretch of DNA from Cololabis saira isolate AMF1-May2022 chromosome 17, fColSai1.1, whole genome shotgun sequence:
GGTAGGCTATTTATCTTGAATATGCAAATGAATGCAGTTCTGTGCTAAACTGCTCCCAACCTATTAAGGGCCTCTTAAGATTGACTTTTAATTAGGAAAAAATGTTGGAAAGGTTTcagcaaatataaaaaaacttaCTTACTTATGGATTTCATTTTACTTCTATCTGTGTTCCCTTTTCACACAATAAATGACACGGAAGGTGTGTGACGATTCGTCCACCAGAGGGCAGTGGTGTTCCCATAAACAAACTAACCTGCAGATGAAGGGACGAGAGGAAGAAGTCTGTTCAACTGAATTCCTGTGGCGGAACTGAGTTGCGTGGTGAGGGGTTCCGGAAGTCGAACCGAACCACGTGGTCCGGATAGGAGAGGCGGCTGCTAGGTTGCAGACACGTTGGTCGGACTTGATACACTTGAGTACCAGAGTTTTCGGAATTATTAGAACACGATATTTAATTTAGCTTTGCAACCGCGGGCTAGCCGAGGGGGTAGGTGGGAGCGACCGGCCGACGGCCTGTATAGGTCCGGTATACGGTTCGCTTTCGTATACTCTCTTTGCTGGCTATGGCGGGGGCTCAGGGGGAAAGTAGTTGGAGTATGGAGGAgtttgaggaagaggaggaagggagTGGTAGTTGGGAGGTAAGGACAGTGAACAGGGGAACTAAGAGGCTTAGAGGAGTAGAGGCAGAGCAGGCGATGGAGGAAAAATGGAAAGTTGTGGTGAGGTTTGATGGGGAGGGGGTGAAGAATATAGATCCAATAAAACTAACGAAGATTATTAAAAATCAGGTAGGGGATGTGAAGTTTGCTAGAGTCTTTAGTGATGGTAATTTATTAATAGGATGTGTGTCGGAAGAACAGGTTGCAAGGGCTCAAAAGCTGCAAAGTATGGGAAAAGTGGTGGTGACGAAGGTGGTGAGAGTGGGGGAGCAGGGAAGTAGGGGAGTCATCTATGGGATTCCCTTGTCTGTTGATATGAAGGAGCTGGTGAAAAACTTAAAGGAGAAGTGTGATGAAGTTCAGAGTGCAAAGCGGTTGACTAAGGGAGTGGAGAAAAATGAATCTGAGTCTGTTTTGGTACAATTTAGTGTTAAGGACCCGCCTAGTGAGCTGTATTTTGGATTCATGAGATATAGGGTAAGAGAGTTTGTGCCAAAACCTATGAGATGTTTCAAATGCCAGAAATTTGGCCATGTGGCAAAGTTCTGTAGAGGGGACAAACGGTGTGCAAAATGTGGAGGAAACCATGATTATGGGGAGTGTGGAGAGGGAGTAAGGCCAAGATGCTGTAATTGTGGGGGAGCCCATAGTGCAGCGTATTGGGGCTGTGAAGTAATGAGGAAGGAGGCTGAGGTGCAGAATATTAAAGTGAAGGAGAAAGTCTCACATGCAGAAGCAGTTAAAAGGATGGAAGTAACAGTGATGGATAAAGGAGGAAATGGCCGTGGGGAAGTAGTGTCTGGAAATGTGTGGAATCAGAGACAAAAAACAttcagagagaaggaggagaaggcaTGGAGAAAGAAGAGGGATCTCGTAATCTTTATTGCAGGGGTAATCAATGCTACAACAGAGGTTAAGTCTAAGACGGAAAGGATCCAAATTATTGCAAAAGCAGCAATCCAGCACTTGGATATGGTGGGATTAAAGTGGGAGATGATACGGGATGGGTTAAGTGCAGGGGCACTACCCAGCCAGGAAGGATGTAGTGCAGGATGTTCCTCCTGATCATGCTGTTACTGCAGTGGAATGCAAGAAGCCTGTTAGTGAATGGCCAAGAGTTTAAACAGTTTATTGATAGCAGAAGGGTGAAACCTGATGTAATTTGTATCCAGGAAACATGGCTAAAACCTCATTtggattttgttttgttaaactACATTTGTGTTAGACGAGATAGAGATCAGGGGAATGGAGGGGGGTGTGCTACTTTTGTAAAGAGGGGAGTGCCATATAGAGTGGTGGGTACAGGGGAGGGACAAGAGTATATAGTAGTGGAAATATGGGCAGACAGAAAGAAGGTGGTGGTAATAAATTATTATAATCCGTGTAAAGAGCTGAGATTAGATGACCTGGAGAAAGTAGAAGGCCAAGATGCAGACAATGTTATATGGTGCGGGGATTTtaatgcacacagcacattatGGGGAGGAGAGAAGACAGATAATAATGGGCAGGTAATGGAAGAGATGCTGAATGATAGGAATTTAGTGTGTGTGAATGATGGGAGAAAGACGAGGATAGATGTAAGAACTGGAAAAGAGTCGGTGTTAGATCTTACATTGGTGTCCAGTAGATTGGCGCCAAGGTGTGAATGggaggtatatggaagagggaCTATAGGGAGTGATCACTATCCTGTTATGTGTAAAATGGGTATTGAGGTGGTTTTGCAAATGGAGAATGGTTGTGGAGGATGGATTTTTAAGAAAGCAAATTGGGAAATATTTAGGAGACTGAGTGATGAGCATCTCAGGGAAATCCAAGAAGGAAATGATATTGATGAATATGAAGTGAAAGTACGACAGAGTATATGCATGGCTGCAGAGGTTGCAATACCTAAAAGTTCAGGAAAAAATAAGAGGAAGGCGGTTCCATGGTGGAATGACAAATGTAAAAAGGCAGTCAAAAACAGAAATAGAGCCTTTAGGATACTAAAGAGGACCCATAACTTTCAACAATTGGTTGAGTACAAGAAGCTGCAAGCAGTAGCTAGAAGAACTATAAGGCAAGCAAAAAGAACATACTGGAGGGACTACTGCAGCTCCATAGGGAATACAACCACTATAACTGAAGTATGGGGAATGATAAGGAAAATGGAAGGAAATAGAAGAGAATGGAGTTACCCAATCCTGTCAGATGGGGAACAGGTGGCCATATCAAATGAGGAGAAGGCAGAAATGATGGTGAACACGCTGAGTAGAATACACAGTTTCGATAATTTATcagaagaggagaaaagaagTAGAGAAGAAACCAAAAGGGCACATGCAGAAGCAAtccagaagaaaggaaggataaatgataaatataatGTATCATTTACAATGAGGGAGCTAAAGAGTGCACTGGCTAATTGTAGGAATTCAGCCCCAGGGAAAGACAGTGTCTGCTATGTTATGTTGAGACACTTAAGTGACGAAGGATTGGAGAAACTTTTGAGGCTGTATAATAAAGTCTGGGAAGAAGGAGTAATTCCCTTAGGGTGGAAGGAGGCAGTTATTATTCCCATTAGGAAACCGGGGAAGGATGCAAGCAAGCCAGGAAACTACAGACCAATAGCTCTAACATCGCATATGGGAAAACTAATGGAAAGGTTGGTTAATGGAAGGTTGATGCATTTTATAGAAGAGAGAGGACTGATGGTTAATTGTCAGAGTGGTTTTAGGAAAGGGAGAAGTACGACGGACTCAATAATATGCTTAGAGGATGAAATAAGGAAAGCTCAAATGGGAAAGGAAACGGTGGTGGCAGTTTTTCTGGATGTGGAAAAAGCGTATGATATGTTATGGGTGGAGGGTCTCTTAATTAAACTACACATGctaggagtgggaggaagtatgtTTAACTGGATAATGAACTTTCTGAACAATAGAAGTATCCAAGTTAAAATAGGCCGGGACATATCTAGAAGATGTGTGGTGGAGAATGGGACCCCCCAGGGGAGCGTGATAAGCCCGCTGCTATTTAACATAATGATAAATGACGTTTTTCTGAATGTCCAGCCGGGGATTGGCAGGTCGTTATTTGCCGACGATGGGAGTTTATGGAAGAGGGGAAAGAATGTGACATTTATAGTGAGGAAAATGCAGGAAGCTGTGGCACAAGTGGAGGAGTGGGGAAGGAAGTGGGCTTCAGATTTTCTGTGGAGAAAACAAAAGCTATGTTCTTCACTAGAAAGAAAATTGATGAGAATGTGAAGCTGTTGCTGTATGGTAATAGCTTGGAGAGGGTTAAGAGCTTTAAATTTCTGGGTGTGTTTTTTGACACGAGGCTCACATGGAGGGACCATACACGCAAAGTCATAGACAAGTGCAAAAAAGTGCTGAATATGATGAGGTGCTTAGCTGGATTAGAGTGGGGAGCAGATAAAGCATCACTAAGACAGATCTATGTGTACCTGATAAGATCAAGGATGGAGTATGGAAGCTTGGTGTATGGGTCTGCCTCCAAGTCTGTGCTGGCTGGGCTGGATGTAATCCAAGCTAAAGCGCTGAGGATATGCACAGGAGCAATAAAATCATCTCCGGTGTGCTCCCTGCAAGTTGAGATGGGGGAAATGCCTTTGTACCTGCGGAGAAAACAACTTCAGGCTAATTACTGGGTGAACCTGATGGGTCAAAGGGAAGATCATCCGGTCAGAGTGGCTATGCAGGCAACATGGGAGAGAGGAATGAGGGGGGGGTCTAGTTTTGGATGGACGGGGGAGAGGGTGGCTCGGGAAGTTTTAATTCATGATAAAGAGTTCTGTCCTGTGGTGTTGTGGCCTGTGGTACCTGTATGGGAGCTTCAGGTCCCAATGACTGACCTGAGACTACTGGAAATGAGAGAACAGAATAAGGGAGCAGAATTGGTCAGTGAGTTTCACTGTCATGTAGCCGAGAGGTACAATAGTCATGTATTGGTTTTCACAGATGGGTCTAAAAACCAAGAGACAGGTACTACGGGTGCAGCCTTTACCGTGCTCAGGCAGAATGTTGACTCTTATGTGAgaacttctgattttttaaatgtacatacTGTTGAGTTGTATGCAATTTTAATGGCAGTGAGATGGGCAGAACAGCTGATGAACTGTGGAGTGCTGATTTGTTGTGACTCCGTGTCTGCGGTGAAGAGTGTTGGGATGGGGATGTCCAAGGGGCGGAACGACCTGGTATATGAAATACTGATGGCAAACCAGATGGTGAGAAGGAGGGGTGTTGAAGTGGTGCTGATGTGGGTTCCAGCACACTCAGGCATTCGGGGCAATGAAGAAGCAGACGTGTTGGCTAAGAGAGCAGTGGAAAAGGAGAGGGTGGATGCCAACTTAAGCCTGTCTAAGGGTGAAGGGAAGAGCATAGTGTGGAAACAAATCATCGTGGAGTGGcagaaggagtgggaggaaggaaataaaggaaGGCATTTGTTTTCAGTAATGGGGAAAGTGACAGATTCAGTGAACACCggaggaagagggaggagaAAGGAAGAGGTCATTTTCTCCAGGTTAAGGATTGGGCATACTGCTCTTAATAGCACGCTGCACGTCATGGGAAAACATCAAAATGGACTATGCTCCGAGTGTCAAGCACCTGAGACAGTACAACATGTGCTTATTTGCTGCAGGAGATACCACAGGGAAAGAGCTGAGCTAGTGGCAGAGCTGCAAGAAGTGGGTGTGAAAGAAGTTACAGTTAGAAGTATTTTGGAAGGGGGATCAAGTGGAAGAGGGAGGCggagtttgtttaaatttttaaataatactGGTCTGATGAGGAGAATATGAGTTCCTGAAAGATCCAGAAGATGGCAGCAATGCAACTAACTGGATGCAAGCTGCCGTTAAAccccaaagaagaagaagaagaactgaGTTGCGTGACAACAGATGAGAGTCGGTGTGTAAATACTGTAACACTCGTGCAGCTGCATGTCGCTGGTTTGGAAGAgatgttcaaaaaacaaatgaCTGTCAAAAATTGTATTTAGACTGACAGtagtcatgaaactgtaccagACTCTCCGTAATGTTAACAACTTCAGGACTGTTTTCGACTTTGGTGGGAGGGACGTGGCTCACTGGTTCCCCGGACACATGGCTAAAGGTGACTTCTGTTTACTTCCTACACCCTTGTTAAAGCGTGTGGTGGGTTGtgctcagtactcgagttgtaaaaaaatatcaggggggatggtggattttatcatatggggacagataatttgtgctgattacaaatattatataatatattacaaataatagcactgaccaaaacacctgcagaaatactgcaggaatgacaaagcagcagttaaatgcagccttctgtaagctttaaatatccactgggcttacatcaagtacatcaaaacacaaaaataaaaaactgtttctgatcttatcaatatgcctcagtaaaatggatcactgcaaaaactcaaaatcttaacaagaatatttgtcttatttcgagttaaaatgtctaattttagtaaaaaaaatctcattacacttaaaacaagactcgtcactggaaaaaaaaaacaattttcacctgtttcaagtagattttcacttgaaataagtagaaaaaatctgcatgtggaacaagattttattgcttgtaataagaagataaatcttgtcccattggcatttttcctacttatttcaagtgaaaatgtacttgaaacagctgaaaattgtcaaataagttatttttctggtgttatttttctagtgatgactcttaatgttgaaatagcagtaaaaccaaatgcattgatgaaatgacataagggatggaaagggggatggcagttttactggggggatgattttgaccgtttttatttcaggggggatgccatcccccctcatcccccctcaactcgagtactggttgtgcTTATCTAAAGTTTCTGTCGCTTGTAAAAAGTAAACATTCAGGTTCATAATATCACATGTTGGTTGTAGTGACAGTTTTCTCTTTGTAGGACTCAAACAGATGAGAGCCAGCCAGAAGAGCGTGGACTGCATCATAGAAATCCACGATGCCAGAATATCCTTCTTAAAGTTTAACCGGGTCATTTTATCCTAAATTACTGTCTCGACGTTATGTAAATCCATCCAGCTGATGTTATTAGGTAATTAAAACTTTCAGTGGTGCAATGTAACCAAATACATGTTCTGATTAAATTTAGAGTTCATGTAActtcaattgaattgaattgaattttaacTAAAAGTAATATGTAGAGTAATTTTGAAAATAAGTGGCTTTACAAATAATGTGCTTCAATTATTAACTACAAATAATATGTGAGTCACCACATAAACTTGAAAAGTTGGCAGCATATTTGCAAGATTCTACAGTCTGGACTGATGATATTCATAAATGTGAGTAAACAGGACATTGTAGTTTTCAAAATAACTGAAGGATCAGCTGCAAGAGACTACAACATGCAAGATGTTCCTGTGTTGGTAAAAACAATCATGAACATGTTCACACTGCGTGGATGAAACGGTTGTTTTGCAAGATACTAAGTTATGAGTCTTGGGAAGCTGATAAGAGTGGTTTAGTTGAATTTAAGATGAAATATTTATTAGCacgacacacaaaaaaaaaaaaaacactggtagTTCTCAATGGTAAtaattgaataaaaacacaacatgTATTATTCGACACATTCAGCACTTCTGCCATAAACACACACTACAGACATGCAGACATCCAGGCATCAGGTGGAGTTCAGTGTCTTGCTTTAAAACACTCCAACAATGAAAGAGCTAAGGATCCAAATAGATTATAAGATGAGCAATGTTATGAACCAAAGCTGTAATATAATGGTCCCAAGAGTTTCCAACATACATATCTGCTGTCAGGTAAAATTGTGATAATGATAAACTCAAAGTAGCCCCAGCGGATGAATCTGGCCATTGCTGCTTTTTCTTTAACATTAAGCACATCCCCTTCTCTGGAAGAAATCCTGTGTTTCAGGACTCACTCATTATCAGACCACATCTGCTTGTTCTCAACAAGATGGACCTCGCTGATGTGTCAAACAAGCAGGTAAAAAGTCCTGCTTTTATCTTAAGGTGTCACCAGATCTAAATGTTACAAAACagggttatttttcttttattgcttTGATTCTGCAGAGGATCTTGAAAAAGCTCAAACAGGACGGGATGAAGGACGTTCTTTTTACAGACAGTTTAAAACAGAGAGATGACAGCATCAAAAAGGTAAAGGCTGAAGATAAATCAAAATTGTTAGCATGAATAAAACAGTAACTGTTTTCTTTTCCCTGCAGTTGGTGCCAAAGGTGCTGGAAATTATTGAAAACCAGCCGCGCTATAACAGAGAAGAGGTATGTCTACTCCAGAATATGTAAACATGtctttaaaaatagaaaaaaaatattttcaacaatatttaACAGCCTTCAGTGCTTTGTATTTCTAAATCATCTAAGGGCAGATCAACCAAAACAAAGGATAATTACAGAAGTAGGACATGTCATACCCCCCAAATAACCCTGAGCAATGCTTGTCAAATAGTAATTTCTTCTCTTTAGCTGATCTATACTTAATTAAGTCGAAATGTATTATGCATATCTTTAATTTCCTGTTATAAATGTGTCACAATGTTACCAAACTTGGCTAAAGTGTCAAATGATGAGGTAAAGGTTTAAGGAGGGGTGCTTGAAGAGAAAAGAAGACTCATTCTTTAGTCTTAAAGCAAATAAATTGTTCTTAATACAGAAAATCAGGTTTCTGTATTGAGAACCAGGATAAACTGAATAAGGATTTTACTTTAAATCAGGAAAATGTAGTCTAGTGGAATTCCAGGAAAATATGAACACAGCTGGAACTGAGCATGATAAATCCCTTACATAGTTTCAGCAGGATAGATGTTATCCacaattatgttttttaatttgtctttctttttgtgCTTATTACGCTTTTCTCACAAAGCAAATGTTTAGTAAGTTGTTTAAGGATATATTTGAACATGCCGATATGTTTATTAATGTAAACATTTCAGAATAGACACTACTGCCTGATGGTGATAGGAGTGCCCAATGTGGGGAAGTCATCTCTTATTAATTCACTGAGgagaacaaacatgaaaaaaGGTACTTAAATACAAGAGTTGCTTATTATTTCATGATATTTTTTCTCAGTAAGAAATGTTGCAATTTTCCATAATTTTCAGGTCGTGCATCTCGAGTGGGGGGAGAGCCAGGCATAACTAGAGCTGTCCTGACTAAAATCCAGGTGTGTAGAAGACGTTGGTTTCCATTGATATGTTTGTGGGTGAACCGTGTTGGTCCGTGTGTGAACTTGTAGAATATTTGGACCTGTGATATTCCTCAGGTGTGTGAGAGGCCCATGATATACCTGCTTGACACACCAGGAGTATTGCCTCCTAAGATAGAGAGTGTGGAGACTGGCATGAAGCTGGCATTATGCGGTGAGCAGAAACCTATTTATATGATATATTTTCTCCAAATGTTCAAATTACTGGCTCTAAGGGGAACTGATATGGACAAGTCCTTGTGTTAAAATAAGCAGAATTTCAATCACAGTTTCTCCAGCTTGCTCATTAagtatttaatgtttttttgcaGGAACTATACTGGATCATCTAGTGGGTGAAGACGTTATGGCTGACTACTTACTCTATTCTTTAAACAGACTTGGGAAGTTTAGGTGTGATCTCTTTTGAGTCActattttttgtttctttatgcTCAGATATTCTTCTTGCCTCTCATAACTCTTAATTCATTGTGTGTTTACGTGCAGTTATGTGGAGAAATATGATCTCCAAGAGCCCAGTGACGACATCCAGCATGTCCTCAAACACATTGCTGTAAAACTCAGAAAGACTCAGCGGGTCAAAGCTTTCACTGGAATTGGTAAGAAAAGACAAATCCAGCCCTTGCACCTGCTACATGCACGATTGTCTTGTTCGCTAACACTTAACTGTTAGTGTGTTTCGTGACCGATACGGTGAGTATGAGTGATCTGGCCAGGATGTGCTCCTGGCTTATCcccaaagagagctgggatgGTCTCCAGCAGATGTGTGACTCTAGATAAAACTAAGCGAGTAGACATAACGGATGGATGTGTTCAGTTGGATTTAAATTATGATTTACCACTGGCAAACATGCATTCACAAGATCAAAGTCCTAAGAGCCTAAATTTTAGCCCAGTAGTCTTTTTCACTGTTTATCTCTTGAAATGGAGAAGCAGCAAGgcttgttctggttctgatgaagTCCACTGAACGGTTCCACTAAAACTTAATATTGGATTCAAATTATTTTCATAGGTGTACATTTATGGtctttatatatgtttatgtaaagaaGAACAATTGCAAATCCCcctgttaaataaatacaaagtaTAATAAAACCATCCATTCTGCACATGCTGGCTGGGGAACTGTTTTTGATTTAAACTAGTTTTACTCCAGAATAAACTCCACTTCAGCGTTTGTTATTACACATTTCACTTAAAAACTGTCTTactattaaaataattttactTCTTTTGCTTCAGGAAACATCACTGTCACCATCCCAAACTACACAGCAGCAGCTTACGATTTCATAAGGGTCTTCAGAAAAGGAGAACTGGGACAAGTAACGCTGGACTgatgtgaatttttttttataattcttCACTCAAGTGTCATTAGGAGAATCTAGTCTGAATGTGCCCTGATAAGATACCAAACCTAAAATCTGTTACAATTAAAACTATTTGACTTCATTCATCGACGATGTTCTTTTACACTAATTAGGTCCCACAAGCCAGAGGTCTGACGTTGTGTCAACAGGAGATTTATTGGCATAAAGACAGCAATAACAAAGTCAATATTATGTACACACAGGTTGTAGAGTATAGTCAAGTGCGCTTATAACTATTGAACAGTCTTTTGCTCCTGAGTGTCTTCAGTAGGTGTAATTCACCAGGAAAACCACAGACATAAAGTAACTGGGAGAGCAGCAATTTGTTTACTTAACCATCATAATACAGAAGTCTGAGAAGGAAATTAGCTAAATTCcagtttttacagaaaaaataaataaagttggcGAACGATGATTGTGGAAAATGCAGTTTAGCTTTTCTTATCTTTGCTCAGTTTTATCTCTGATGTCTATGCCCAACTGCACAGATCTTAATAGCTCCTCTGAAATTAGGTTATGCTGAATGAAATGAGGGCTGTTTAAGCATCAACTGTGAGGTGTTCTTATTTTCCTCTGTAAAGAAAACAGATCCAATGAATAGAACATTTGTAGATGTAGATTTCATGTTCAACCAAGTAATGCTGGTTTCAACTTCGTTTTACTATTGTAACCTTAATGAAATGACACTTGATCTGCATATTCATTATTTTACAGAAACTAGTAGGCCCTggggtgtttttctttttcttatttcttttgtttctaAATATCAAAGTTGGCTTATAGCTCATTTTGTGTAAATTATAAAAATACAGATTTTTGGCAGTGCAGTTTAAACTGGCAAGAAACGCATTGATTTGAGTCTTAGGGAAGACTCGTCATATTTCTGATATGTTTTGTTTGacatacagattttttttgtcactttggATGAAATTGTTTTGATAAAGTTGCACGGACTCTTACAATGAATACAGTGCTGGTATGTACATTTGTCCACTGGTATAAATGACTTTGCGTGTAAAAACATACAgcacagtgattttttttttctttttttttttctgtgattgTGTCCTTCCACCGCCGTGCTGCACCTCTTGGTCCCTCCAGGGCGGGCTCCATCCTGGGCTCCATCCTGGGCTCAGTCCAAGACTGAAAAATACTGTATCCTAAAAGTGTAGCCTGAACAATCTACACCACAGAGTCCAGGaagtatggaagagtattagggccaggcaggagaaaaataaaaataatattttagaggaggaagattttttttttcatt
This window harbors:
- the mtg1 gene encoding mitochondrial ribosome-associated GTPase 1 — encoded protein: MKLYQTLRNVNNFRTVFDFGGRDVAHWFPGHMAKGLKQMRASQKSVDCIIEIHDARIPFSGRNPVFQDSLIIRPHLLVLNKMDLADVSNKQRILKKLKQDGMKDVLFTDSLKQRDDSIKKLVPKVLEIIENQPRYNREENRHYCLMVIGVPNVGKSSLINSLRRTNMKKGRASRVGGEPGITRAVLTKIQVCERPMIYLLDTPGVLPPKIESVETGMKLALCGTILDHLVGEDVMADYLLYSLNRLGKFSYVEKYDLQEPSDDIQHVLKHIAVKLRKTQRVKAFTGIGNITVTIPNYTAAAYDFIRVFRKGELGQVTLD